The Phragmites australis chromosome 1, lpPhrAust1.1, whole genome shotgun sequence genomic interval CCTTAAATCCTTTTCCTAATCTATGTTTTGTCATGCATTGAAACCAGGAGCAAACAGTAGACGCAAATGATCCACGGCAGACAGCTAAGGATGGACTAGCATACTGTCTTCCCCGGAAGTGGGCTCATTCTATTCCAATGCCAGAGTCTGGGTGCGTGTTGGTTGCCACAGAAGAGCTTGATGGTAACAGTACCTTTGAGAGAACGGTCATCCTTCTCTTAAGACTAGGTTCAAGAGATGCCTATGATGGCCCGTTTGGTATCATCCTGAACCGTCCACTGTACACGAAGATGAAACATGTGAACCCATCCTTCGCCGAGCAGGCAACTCCGTTTGGTGATTGCTCCCTCTTGTTTGGAGGCCCTGTCGATATGAGCATATTCTTGATGAGAACTAATGATGCCAGACCCATCAAGGGGTTTGAAGAGGTGGTACCAGGTGTCAGCTTCGGTTTCTGGACTCACCTGGAGAAGGCTAGCATATTCCTGAAGAATGGTGCAGTTAAGCCTGAAGACCTGAAGTTCTATGTGGGGTACTCAGCCTGGGATCATGATCAGTTGTTGAGCGAGATTGATGCGGGATACTGGGCTGTGACTTCCTGTAGCTCAGGCCTGATAACCGACGCGCTGACAACAGATCCTTCTTGCCTGTGGACTGAGATATTGCAGCTGATGGGAGGCCAATACTCAGAGCTGAGCCAAAAGCCAAAACAGGATGGCCTGTAAACATGGCCTATTTGCTTTTCAGCATAGTTAGTTTGCCACTGTTGATGTGGTCATTTTGTACATAATTGACAAGTTGACCTGGCTTGTAGCCAGTGTAATCACTCTGGTCTAAGTAGTTGCGTCTGGGGACTGCTTTACTTTCTTTCATTTGATAGTGAGAGAACGATGTGGCACATGAGCATGTGTAGTTTGTTATCCAACGGCTCCTACCTGCCATGCCCAAAGTTGCAACTTTGGGCCTGTTTGGTTCGCTCTAAGTTTGTGTTATAAGACTATCTCTAACCATATtatcttcatttcgttctctttccGATTCCCTTTCttgttctcattctctttatttcctctcatctccaacagtttacTTTCGAAGGGAATCgtaaagggaaagaagagataatcccgtcctgaagggaatgaccctgggaatcccgtcgtgaagggaaaccgttgggagcactgaagggaacgggaatcccttcacgacgggaatctgaccgtgaagggaatccgttggaGGTAGTCTAAGTATGATAAAGTTAGTTTCAAAATTAATGTAGGATGTGAGTAAATGAGTTAATAAAGTGTGACTTGTCCCAGTTGTGATAGCCAATCAAGTTTCTCACATAATTTATAGTATGACTAACCTTAGACTGGTAAACTTAGAAGTAAACTAAACATACCCTTTATCTCTGTTGTGCCTATTGCATCTGATGAGACTTGAGCTCTAATCACTAGCCTGCATCTAACTGAAGAAAATTGCCCTGGTCCAGATTAGTGGCATGCGGCCAATTGATCGAACTCCGAAACACAGCCGTACAAGATGACCTGACTGTCCGCGAGCTCTCCAAAGTTGGGAAGGTTGCAATATTGGCAGGAATTCAGAAGGGAGCACAGCTCGTGCTGCGCTCACGGATACCTTTTTGTTTCGTGCGTGCCAATAATCGCGTCCATGGTTTCATCTATGTCTGCATGCTTTTTTCTTCATCTCTATAGATGGAAGTTTGGGCAAGCATACTTTGTACATTTGAGCAATTGTTTGGTCTAgatcaattttcataaaaatgagTTATTTTGTTACGGAGAGGTGAAAAACTTTGAGAAGAAACAAATATCTGACTCCAAGATGGAAGTTACCCTTTAAATATCTCAGAATTCTTATACATCATCgaagataaataataaagaTTAGAGGGAGGCTGAGGAACACTTAATTTAGGTTCTCTCACTATCAAAGATTGGAGTGAGGCTAAGGAACACTTGAAATAAGTAGCTGGAAAGGTAAACATCTATCTGTTGGTGAGTGATTAATTCTAATCAGCTCTTTACTAAGTAGTTTAGGCAAGTACATGATATCCTTTTTTAGTCTATAGAGAATTCATAAGAAATTAGACTAGTATAGGTCTAGGACTCTAGGTTCTTTAGATAGAGTGATGAACATAAGAAAAAGGATAGATAGATTAAATGGAGATCTTATGTAGACCTAAAGATCAAGATATATTAGGTATTAAGATCTTGGTGTTAAACAAATGTCTACTTAGCAAATGACTTTTTAAGTTTATAAGTAAGAATGGGATGTGACAACGATGgtttcaaaagaaatatgtAACAAATAAGACAATTGATGAAGTACAATGAAAAACGAGAGACTCTCATTTATAACCCCGCCTTATGAAAGTCAAAGATCAGTTCTTGAACATTGAGACATTTCAGTTGAATAGTGGTACACAAGTGCGCTTCTAGGAGCATAAATGGATGGGCACATCCACAGCTCCATGCttagaaaaaaatacacatcTCAATGGCTAAATCTTTTAATAATGAATAGTTAAGTCTATACCTTATATAGATGGAAA includes:
- the LOC133926125 gene encoding uncharacterized protein LOC133926125 is translated as MDMWALKLKAGGPCLTRRHPLPASSSPFAAAGEIGSLAVGQPARWPRLAVSASGRKSKNNREDGDEEIKNKAFTSGKGDASAPSEDASNRTSQNHGEQKSNGAMYIPSNLSYWRDVRASFVIPKLEQTVDANDPRQTAKDGLAYCLPRKWAHSIPMPESGCVLVATEELDGNSTFERTVILLLRLGSRDAYDGPFGIILNRPLYTKMKHVNPSFAEQATPFGDCSLLFGGPVDMSIFLMRTNDARPIKGFEEVVPGVSFGFWTHLEKASIFLKNGAVKPEDLKFYVGYSAWDHDQLLSEIDAGYWAVTSCSSGLITDALTTDPSCLWTEILQLMGGQYSELSQKPKQDGL